The Salvelinus alpinus chromosome 10, SLU_Salpinus.1, whole genome shotgun sequence genome includes the window TGCTTGACATGCCTGCTGTAGACGTCTTCCGCTCCGCTGCAAGTGTTGAGGATATGAGGGTGGGCACCTTGGGACCCCCGACAAACCCCATCGGCAGAGCAGTCAAGTCTATGGATCTGAGTCAAGTTGAAGGATGCCGCAGACCTATTGAGCAAATAATTTATGGCTGATGCAGCTTTCATTTGGAATTAAGAGGAGACAAAGGAAGAAGAATGTGCCCCCTGTGTAGAGGTATCTCATTACAAGACAGGTTTCCCTGGTTGTTGTTCTGACTTTACATTTTCATTTTAGCTTCCTGTGCTTATACATACGTTCAAATTCTGTAGAAATACTGATCTTGTATCTCTTGTCATAGACATAAATGCTCCATAAATCTCATGTACCTTGTACATTGCAGTGCTATTCAGCCAATAATCCTGTTAATATTTAATCTCTCATCAAATTATGGTAGTCTATTGAAATCTTCAGAATTAATTTGATACAAAATAATACCTTTTAACCCAGTTATAATATAAATGTACAAAAACTGCTTGATTTCGCTCATATAAATGTAACACCACTTTTTTGCTAATTGCAACATGTTTACTCATTCTGCCAGGGAGTAAATAGCCCATCACTAGAGAAACACTTTGTTTGTCAGGTCTAATTTGACGTGTCAAACCATGACACTCTGGTTTGCTACTGGCGGTGTCCGTGGTGCTTGTGCCCTGTGAAACCGTATAAACTCTCCCTGTCCTACCCAACACACACGCATGTACGCgcgcacccacacagacacacaaacaccacctccctctctgcccatATCAAGTTTAGGCAGCTTGATCAGCCCTAATAGGGTTCAGTAATTATTGTGTTTGCATAGGGCCTGTCTGCACCTCTAAGCAAGTCTGCCATGGTATGCCTTGTATGAGCTTGACAGTTTAACAGCGCAGACAAAATATAATAATGACCAACAGTGTATGGCCCAAATTAGGCCAGCAGCAGTAAACACAATTAGAGCCACTTTAAAACAAAACTGACACTAATTAGTCCACTAATTAGATCAAGTTTGAGCTGGTAGCTCGAATATAAGGTAACTCAGATAAACAGTTTGGAAAAATTGGACAGCCCAATATGATATGTTTCGGAATACAAATTAGGATGCGCTCACTTGCATCATTTTCTAAGTAACACTGCTTTGGGGGAAAGCAATAGAGTCAGTTTTGCGGGTGACAGAAAATGGACTCATAATATTGCCATGGAAAATATTATTACTAGTTGTAACATCCTTCAGGGCTTGGCATTTTAATGGGTGTATGATGTGCATTCTGAGAGCCAAACAGAATGGTATGGTGAGCGCAACAGGTAATAGAACCAAACAGTCAACcacaattaaaaaaaatactatttgACATGTTCATTGCTTTCTTTtccccagagtgtgtgtgtgtgtgtgttctgtattcATTGGTCTGGGGCATGTGTAGGCCAATAGAATAACATTATTTGTATTACACAAACCATTCTGTGACCCATTCTCCAGCTATGTCTTGAATGAATTTTAGAAATGGTTTCATACATCAGCAGCCTGGGGGCTGGATGTGATTCGCTGTATTTATCAGCTTGCTCTCTCCCACAATTCAACAGGCAccagaaggagagaagaagagggcgACAGAAAGTATTTAAATAAATAGATTGTTGTTGAAGTATTACAATACAACATAAACAGCCAAAGCTAAAACGGGGAACAATTGCTACACACTTTTGTTTAATTTTTTATAGCTAGCGAGATACAGTTGCTTCCACGAAATGTGTTTGACTGCTAAGCTAGCCGACTGGCTAAActaagtagctagcaagttagctcgGCTCCGGCctaaaatagctaacgttagctccaTTTTCAGATTTCAAGAGAACCCCAATTCAAGTGAACATTACCACGTATGCAGATGTTCATCTAACGAAGTAAGTATCCAAATATACATTATTACAGATTGTTTAATAAACTCATAGCTAATGAATGTAGCTAGGCAGCCAAGTAAGCTAGCTATAGTAACGTTATTTGGCTAGGTGAGCTAACTAGGTTGACCAGACAGCTAAATGCAGTATTACGTGTCAACACAATATTAACATTTGTCAACTACCCGTTACTACATTGATATTCAGCTGTCAAGGTGAAACTGACATCGTATTTGGGATACCTAGCTATGATTAATTTAGACAATtcatgttacagttctctcttaACGATTTAGCAATGTAAACATGGCTAGTTAGCTAGATGGCCAGCAGAACTAAAGACTAGTAGGCCCAGATGGCTAACTAGCTATTAGCTTCGTAGCTAACGAATTAGCGAACATTGTTAATTTGGCAGCTGGCACAGACAAGACCATGCAGTTTAGCACCACGGCCAATTTGGAAAATTATTTAATGGCAATGCaagtaaactgaacaaaaatgcaacaatttcaaatattttgctgagttacagttcatatgaggaaatcagtcaattaagatacattcattaggccctaatctatggatttcacatgactgggaatacagatatgcatctgttggtcagacACCTTAAAAAAAAGTTGACCTTAGGATCGTCACCGTATTTCTGTTCATTCAAATTGCCTTCTATAAAAttaaattgtgttcattgtccgtaatgtatgcctgcccataccataaccccaccaccaccatggggcactctgttcacaactttgacatcaataaactgctcgcccacacgacaatacacatggttgtgaggccggttggacataatgccaaattctctcaaattaagttggaggcagtttatggtaaagctattaacattcaattctctggcaacagctctgttggacattcctgcagtcagcatgccaattgcacgcaccctcaacttgagacatctgtggcattgtgttgtttgacaaaactgcacattttagagtggccttggattgtccccagcacaaggggcaccatgtaatgatcatgctgtttaatcagcgtcttgatatgccacacctgtcaggtggatggattatcttggcgaaggacaaatgctcactaacagaaatGTAAACAAAGATGTGGACAACATTTgagggaaataagctttttgtgcatctggaacatttctgggatcttttatttcagctcatgagacatgggaccaacactttacatgttgtgttcatatttttgttcagtgtagttagctATTTATAATTTCAGGTATGGTTGTTTGGATGGCAACTTCTGTATGTGTTGTCAAAACATGACCTTTTGAGGTTAGAAACGTAATCAATAAACTAGCTGACTTTTTAGCAATGACGAGGTTCTAAGCTACCTATCTACCGTTACCTAGCTATGGCATTCATTCTGTTCATattttagctggctagctaacaatgCCATTTCATTTTGAAACAGTCTGTAAATAATATTTAGCCAACAATAGCTTGATGAACACTGTAAAAGGGACGTGTAAAGACACCAGGTGAACGATTGCTGAATAATTTTCTGAAAAGGTTTCTGCTATGTCACTATGGTTGGTGACATTCATAGTTAGACCTACATTTGTTTGTAGGTACATTTTAAATCTCCACAATATTGCTATCAGATTCAACATGATCACATCTTTATTTCTAGAGCAAGGGAAAGCTGATGAAACGTTAGTTCAACTGACTCACCAATTCTAGTCATGCAATGGTGAGTAATCACTTTGTACACTGTGCACAAATAATAAAAGGGTAAGCTTATCAGTAAACATCAGGGTGTGTCAAATGTCTGTAGAGGTGTGTTGTACCAGGATTATCTGCATTGAATGAGGGTATTGATTACCAATATAATATAGGAAGAGGAACTGTCGGCCTAATGTTGGCCCATCCAAGAATTATAGAAACACATTATTTGGTACGAGAAACACTTTAATTACTGtattatgaagaaaaaataaAGTGGAACTGTAGTTATTTTTATTTGTGTTTTCTCTAAGGAGATGAGCGCTCTGCAGTGTGTATGACCAGCTGTCTCCATCCTGATGGGAGGACTCTGTGGATAGCAGCACCGTCTTCAGGACTCCAGGAGGAGAGTAGCCGCCCCTGCCAAGGAGGGCCGTTCAGAATGAAGAAAATCAGCCTTAAGACCATCCGCAAGTCCCTCAACATCAAGGTCAAGGAGGAAGGAGGGGGGGACTTTGTCATGCTCCAGCAGCCCTCGCTAGTGGCCGACTTCTCCAAGGAGGACTCGCTCTTCGGGGGCTGCTACACTAAAGATCTTGCGGGCTGCAACCTGGGAATTGGTGATGTGGGAGAGGAGAAGGCGGGACACAACAAGGGCCGGTCTAAGAGCGAGAGCCTGATGGGTTCTCTGAAGAGGAGGCTGTCGGCCAAGCAGAAGGCCAAGGTCAAAGGTGGCTCATTAGCCATGGGGTCGGCTGACGATGATgacaccttctcctcctcctcggtCCCAATCAGCTTCAACGAGGTCAAGGCCCAGCGTCCGTTACGATCAGCGTCACTCCGTAGCCACCATTACAGCCCGTCTCCCTGGCCCCTGCGGCCTGTCGCTTCAGATGAGGCCTGCATCAAAATGGAGGTGAAGGTTAAAGCCATGGTCCATTCCCCCAGCCCAAACCTGAATGGCATGCGGAAGGAGTTCCACCACCATGACTTTCAGATGGAGAACATCTTCCAGGAGCAGGCCGAGTCCCTGAAGAACCTCCAGCAGCCGCAGAACGGAGACCCGAACAATGACAAACACGTGCCTGTAGTCCTGGGCCTCACGCCGCAGGACTACATCCAGTACACCATGCCTTTAGATGAGGGAATGTACCCAGAGGGGTCCCACTCTGTCTCCCACTCCTTCTGCCTGGACAGGTCCTCGCCCATGGAGGTGGTGACGGAGGCGGATAGTAGCTCCCTCCACGCCAACCACCAGAGTCAGGAGGACCAGGATCTGGTGAGTCTGAACCGGAACCTTCCAGCGGACCTCTTCATGGAGTCACAATCGGTGAACGGCCTCTTCATCGGCTCTAACGGTGTGATGTTCCATAGCTGCAGGGACAGGGTCAACGCTCAACAACACCCCGCTCCTCCCCAGCGCTCCCCTCTCCTGCCCGCGCTACCCAGCAACAACATCCCCAGGACTTACTCCAGGTTCGGCGGGGCAGACGGCCACGTGGCGGCCCGGATGAGGCAACACCTGAACTTTGACCTCGACTCTGCTCCGGGGGTGAGTCGGCTGTATGACTCAGTCCGGAGCAGTGGACCAATGGTGGTAACCAGCCTGACTGAGGAGCTGAAGAAGCTAGCCAGGCAGGGTTGGTACTGGGGGCCCATCACACGCTGGGAGGCCGAGGAGAAGCTGGTCAACCTGCCTGACGGCTCGTTCCTGGTCAGGGACAGCTCGGATGACAGGTACCTCCTCAGCCTGAGTTTCCGCTCCCAGACCAAGACCCTCCACACCCGCATCGAACACTCCAACGGACGCTTCAGCTTCTATGAGCAGCCTGATGTGGAGGGACACACGTCCATGGTAGACCTGATAGAATACTCCATAAAAGATTCAGAGAATGGAGCCTTCTGTTATTCTAGATCTCGCTTACCAGGGTCCGCCACCTATCCCGTCAGGCTGACCAATCCCGTGTCTCGGTTTATGCACGTGCGCTCCCTGCAGTACCTGTGTCGGTTTGTGATCAGACAGTATACCAGGATTGACCTAATTCAGAATCTGCCTTTGCCCAACAAGATGAAAGACTACCTGCAGGAGAAGCACTACTGACTCTGTTGACACAGACGTGACATGGGACAGACAACGTTAGCAACTTGCACTTTTGGGTTCAGTTTAAGAGATTCAACAAAGGTTTACAGACATCCGTAGTTTGGAGACGATCGATTGGGTTCCATTGGCTCTTTGTTTGTGTCCAGGGATggctgaaatggaaccctattctgtatgtagtgcactacttttgcccagagcaCTAgcttaaagtagtgcactgtatagggtgtcatttcagatTACACCTTGGTTATTTTTGTTAGTGTCCAGTCCTCCATTTCTCAGTTTAAGGGTTGTCATTGTCGCCAAGCCTCCAGAGAGATGTATCATAGCATCTCCATTTCTCAGTTATGGTTAGTTAAGTCATTGCGGCCACGCCTCCAGAGTGACATATCATAGAATCTGTCAGGAAGTATGCAGCGTGACTAAGTTACAGCTAACAACATTTATCAGCAGTGAGATCTAAAGATCAATATTTCTCTCCCCAGTTGCTGTAGTAAACTGTAAACGCTAGAATGGCAAGTTCAACCTTCTGATTTAATGTCAATATTTTGCCTTCTGACTGAAATTTACAGATTTAAGATATACATTTAATTCACTGCAGCCTTTTAAGATGTCAAACCCAAGCCAGATTTGAAGTGAAACTGTAATGAAATGCATATccagtcagatttttttttatgctTCATTTGGCAATTTATTTAGAAAGATCTCCAACAACTCTAAACGCAGTGGGGCATATCTTTTGacaaactattattattattataatttttttgcatAAACAATTTTATCCTCTTAATTTCTGAGTTCTTAAACAGGGTTAATTCAACCTTATTTGTCACCCGTCAAGTTGGTTAATGACAACTGCTAATAAGAAGTGTAAGCTGTATGTGGGTGCATGTAGACAactttctctctcccactacaATGGTACTATTAGGAAAGATACAGGATGGTTTCTATGTCGCCATGCACTTCAACTTAATAAGCATGCATCAATATCATCGCTTTTTAAGGGCAAATATCAGTAAGTAATTAACCTGAAGATAAGCATTTAACTGCTTCTCTATTAGGAGTGTCAGAAAAAGCTGCCCTAGGACCAATTTAAGTGCCATGTACAGTATGCTTAGCTCTGTGTGCATGAAGGGTGTTTGAACGGTCAGACGCTGTAGAGACCTATGCCTAATCAGTATACAGGACGGGAGTATCGACTGTAAAAAGGGAAAGTCACATTTTCATTTCTACAGCAACATTTATCACTGAACACATTTTAAGGAAACCTTGTGAAAAGGAATCTCAAAAATGGGGCGGCTTAGGTCGAGGCATTTGGGGGGGGGAAAGCCTGAATAGATGAATATTGGTGCCCCTTCCTCATATTTGGGAGGTCGcagggagagtgggaggggagATGTACGTGACAGAATTCCCTCCCAGTGCAGTAATGTCCTGCTCCATGGAGAATGAGATTGAGGCTTTTGTGCGAAGTTTGCCCAATGACTTGCATGAGTGATGTCACGCTGTCATACTCTCGACTTCATGGCAGTTTTCCAGTTTGACATTTTAAAATGGATCCACTGTCATGCTTATTGTCAATGTTAACCTACATATTCACAGTCTGCCTGGGCTGTTTGTATCAGAACAAAAAGGGAGAAAAGAAAACATGCTATGCAAGTGCTTTTTAAACAAATACTTTGACGAGGAATCATAGTTTTATGTATGTTAAAAGGATCTCCGGCTACTTTGGTAGgctggtagatatgtatagtctAGACCTAGGTAGTAAAGATCTGTTGGCATCTAAGGTGGTTACCATGACACCCGGATAGCAGAGGGTAGATGAGATCAGACGTTGTCGGAATGTTACAAAAGTGTTGCATAAAGATTTGTTGGCATTTTTAATTGCTTTGAAATGTATAGGAATGAAGGATGTAGGTAATGTTGTCTGTCTGGTGTAGAAGGATTGTTCTACTCAGTTATATCATCATCACCAGGTGGGTGTTTTGTGTGCAAGGAGTTttgaatatttgttttatttcctGTGACTTGTGACATTGAACTCTGTCATTTTGGGGACTAGTAAGGTGTTTGTTACATGGAACAGTTTGTTCCAGGTTACACCAGGGAAATGGCTGTGTGTGAGAGGATATACCAAGGCAATGGCTGTATGCATGTTTTAGCAAGGTAAAATATTTTGCATCATGTAAGACAAAAATCTCCACTTGCTTGAAGATGAAGCCACATTTTTGGGCACGGTTCTTCACCGTACTGTTAACTGGTAAATCTCCATTGTTTCCCCTTACTAATATTGTCCCTGGAATGACAGCATTAAAAAATGTCACAACATACAGTTCAACGTATGATTTCTCCAGAGCACACACAGGTGGGGTAGCTGTTAATGAAATGAACAGAATTTTGTTATTATGTCTATGGGATACAAAGGGTACGACAGCAGTGTCATATCTAAAACTGTTGCTAGGTTATCAAGGAACAACGATGACTAGAATGTGGAACATTGAATTGAAGAAAACAAATGTGAAATGGAGATGTTTAATTGTTTGACGAATGTACGCTtagttttattattttattttattcagggTCCGCACAAAGTGCTTGAGGTGCTTAAAGTAATTGAATTTGGCACTCAAATTCAAGTACTGGAATACTTTGAAAATCAGACAATTTCTCCAGTTGGTACAAGAAAAGTACTTGATcaaatatgtttaaaaaaaataatagatgttttttttttattgttctaGCGTAGTCATTTCCAGGCAGACTACAGTGTTATTTCCTCACGTTTGGCGCTCTGGTTGCAAGGCGACCACACCAGCCACTCAGCCAGGCTGGTGCCGAACTGACTGATTTTGCGCTGCCAAACGTCACATCGATAGCTAAAACGCTGGGCAAATGAAGATGAAATCCTgtcttttgtgcgtatggaacatttctgggttcttttatttcagctcatgaaatatgggaccaacactttacatgttgggttttatatttttgatcagtgtagtttacctaccttaaaaaaaaaagatgtaccaatacatcactggacccAATCAACCCGAAAAGAATGTGTCAGACTTTGACACGGCGAGCATGGGTGAATTGGTCCTGAAGAGCTACATGAAGGGCAGAatacaacgctgcatcctgcacTGGCGCAAGTTCTACATCGGGACTTTCTCTGCAACAAC containing:
- the LOC139531513 gene encoding suppressor of cytokine signaling 6-like, which translates into the protein MTSCLHPDGRTLWIAAPSSGLQEESSRPCQGGPFRMKKISLKTIRKSLNIKVKEEGGGDFVMLQQPSLVADFSKEDSLFGGCYTKDLAGCNLGIGDVGEEKAGHNKGRSKSESLMGSLKRRLSAKQKAKVKGGSLAMGSADDDDTFSSSSVPISFNEVKAQRPLRSASLRSHHYSPSPWPLRPVASDEACIKMEVKVKAMVHSPSPNLNGMRKEFHHHDFQMENIFQEQAESLKNLQQPQNGDPNNDKHVPVVLGLTPQDYIQYTMPLDEGMYPEGSHSVSHSFCLDRSSPMEVVTEADSSSLHANHQSQEDQDLVSLNRNLPADLFMESQSVNGLFIGSNGVMFHSCRDRVNAQQHPAPPQRSPLLPALPSNNIPRTYSRFGGADGHVAARMRQHLNFDLDSAPGVSRLYDSVRSSGPMVVTSLTEELKKLARQGWYWGPITRWEAEEKLVNLPDGSFLVRDSSDDRYLLSLSFRSQTKTLHTRIEHSNGRFSFYEQPDVEGHTSMVDLIEYSIKDSENGAFCYSRSRLPGSATYPVRLTNPVSRFMHVRSLQYLCRFVIRQYTRIDLIQNLPLPNKMKDYLQEKHY